The Cellulosimicrobium cellulans genome contains the following window.
CCGCTGTCCGCGTGGCTGCCCGACTCCTACCCGACCGCGCCCGCGCCCGTCACGGCGGTGTTCGCCGGCCTGCTCACCAAGGTGGGCGTCTACGCGATCATCCGCACGCAGACCCTGCTGTTCCCCGAGGACAGCGTGGTCGACGACGTGCTCATGTGGCTCGCGCTGCTGACCATGGTCGTCGGGATCCTCGGCGCCGTCGCGCAGAACGACATCAAGCGACTCCTGTCGTTCACGCTCGTCAGCCACATCGGCTACATGATCTTCGGCATCGCGCTCGCGTCCGAGCCGGGCATGGCGGCCGCGATCTTCTACGTCGTGCACCACATCACCGTCCAGACGACGCTCTTCCTCGTCGTCGGGCTCGTGGAACGCCGCGGCGGGTCGACGTCGCTCGACCGGCTCGGTGGCCTCGCCAAGCTCGCGCCGGGGCTCGCGATCCTGTTCTTCATCCCCGCGATGAACCTCGCCGGGATCCCGCCGCTGTCGGGCTTCCTCGGCAAGGTGGGCCTGCTGGAGGAGGGCGTCGCGCAGGGCACGCCGCTCACGTGGGCGCTCGTCGTCGGGTCCGTCGTCACGTCGCTGCTCACGCTGTACGCGATCGTCAAGGCGTGGAACAAGGCGTTCTGGCAGACGGCGCCCGTGGAGATCCCCGCGGACGCGCGCCTCCCGCGCGGCATGGTCGGGCCGGCGACGGCGCTCGTCGCCTTCGGCCTCGCGCTCACCCTGGTCGCCGGTCCGCTCTACTCGTACACCGAGCGCGCGGCCACCACGCTCCTCGACGGCCACACGTACGTCGACGCCGTGTTCCCGGGCGACTCCGACCGCGGCCAGGGCGAGTCGAACGAGGTCGCGACCGGCGAGACGGACGACACGCAGCCCGCCACGACGACGGGGGGTGGGGACGGATGAGCCTGCACCGCCGTCGTCGCGCGCTCGCCACCGGCTGGTTCGCGCGCGTCACCACGCAGTGGCGCACGATCCTGTGGCTGACGCTCGTGTGGGTCATGCTCTGGGGCGACCTGTCGTGGGGCAACGTCCTCGCGGGCGTCATCCTCGGCTTCGCGGTCATCACGTTCTTCCCGCTGCCGTCGATCGCGGCGGGCGGGAAGTTCCGGCCGTGGCCGTTCGCCGTGCTCGTCGCGCGCTTCGTCGCGGACCTCGTCGTCGCGTCGTTCCAGGTGAGCCTCCTCGCCCTCACGCCGCGCCACACGCCGCGCGGCGCGGTCGTGGGGGTGCGGCTGCGCAACCCGTCGGACATCTACCTGACGATCACGGCCGAGCTCTCCTCGCTCGTGCCCGGGTCGATCGTCGTCGAGGCGCACCGCCTCACGGGGATGCTCTACCTGCACGTGCTCGACGTCGAGGCCGCGGGCGGGGTGGAGAAGGTCCGGCAGGACACGCTCGCCCTGGAGGCGCGCGTGCTGCACGCGCTCGCGTCCAACGACGAGCTGCGCGCCGCCGGCCTGTACCGGGAACCGTCGGAGCGAGAGGTGGCCGAGGCATGAGCGACACCGTCTACCTCGTCGTCGTGATCGCGTCCGCCGCGCTGCTCGCGGTCGGTGCGAGCCTCGCGATCGTGCGCGCCGAGCGCGGCCCGTCGATGCTCGACCGCACCATCGCGCTGGACGTCTTCACGACGACGCTCGTCGGGGCGATCGCGCTCGAGGCCGCGTTCTCGCGGCGCACGGACACCATCCCGATCCTCGTCGTGCTGTCGCTCGTCGGGTTCGTGGGCTCGGTGACGATCGCGCGCTTCGCGTCCGTCGAGCCCGAGGACGAGGGCCGCATCCGCACGGCCGACGAGGTCGCCGCGGAGGACGCCGCGCGCCGCGAGGCGGAGGAGGCCGACCGCGACTCCGCCGTCGACCCCGAGCACCACGGCGGGGCGCCCGAGGGGGAGGTGCGCTGATGGACCCCGCGACCAGCTTCTGGGACACCCTGGCCGACGTCGTCTCGGCCGTCTTCCTGCTCAGCGGAGCGTTCCTCGCGTTCGCCGCGGGGGTCGGCGTCGTGCGCTTCCCCGACCTGCTCGCGCGCATGCACGCCGCGACGAAGCCGCAGGTCCTCGGGCTGATCCTCGTGCTCGCGGGCCTGAGCCTGCGGCTGCGCTCGTGGGGCGCCGTCGCGACCCTGTTTCTCGTCGTGATCTTCCAGCTCCTCACCTCGCCCGTCGCGGCGCACATGGTCGGGCGCGCCGGGTACCGGACCGGCAAGGTGCGCACGGACCTGCTCGTCGTGGACGAGCTCACGCGCGACCAGGACGCGGCCGAGCGCGAGGACTCCGGAGAGCACGAGGCCACCGCCGAGCACGAGCCCACCGCCGAGCGCGCCGGACAGGGCGTGCGCGAGGGGTCCGCCACCGACGAGACGGGCCCCGCGGCGGTCGACGAGCCCGGGCGCTGACCGCGGCCGTCGCCGGTCCCACGGTCGACCGCCCTCGCCGCGCGGGTCGCGGACCCGGCTGGTAGACCGGCACCATGGCCGACGCCCCCACGCCCGCCCCGCCGCAGCCGGAGTCACGCAACCCGCGGGTCGCCCGGCCGGAGGACGACGGCGAGAGCACCGTCACCGTCATCGTCGCGTTCCTCGCGAACGCGCTCGTCGCGGGAGCCAAGACGGTCGCCGCGACGATCACCGGGTCGGCGTCGATGCTCGCCGAGGCCGTGCACTCGTGGGCGGACACCGGCAACGAGATCTTCCTGCTCGTCGCCGACAAGCGCTCGCGCCGCCCCGCCGACGCGGAGCACCCGCTCGGGTTCGGCCGCGAGGCGTACGTGTGGTCGATGTTCGCCGCGATCGGGCTGTTCGCCGTGGGCGCGGGGGTGTCGATCACGCACGGCATCCAGGAGCTGGTGCACCCCGAGCCCGCGGACAGCTTTCTCGTCGCGTACGCGGTGCTGGCGTTCGCGTTCGTCCTGGAGGGCGTGTCGTTCCTCCGGGCTCGACGGCAGGCGCGCGACGAGGCGCGGGCCGCCGACCGGGACACGCTGCACCACGTGCTCGTGACCTCCGACCCGACGCTGCGGGCCGTGTACGCGGAGGACGCCGCCGCGCTCGTCGGCCTCGTCGTCGCGTTCGGCGGCGTGCTCGCCCACCAGCTCACGGGGTCACCGGTCCCGGACGCGATCGGGTCGATCGTCGTCGGGCTCGTGCTGGCGGTCGTGTCCGTGGTGCTCATCGACCGCAACCGCCGCTTCCTCGTCGGCGAGGCCGCGATGCCCGCGACGCGCGCCGCCGTCCTGCAGGGCATCCGGGACCTGCCCGAGGTCGAGCGCGTGACCTACCTGCGGCTCGAGTACGTCGGCCCGCGCGCGCTGTACCTCGTGGCGAGCGTCGACCTGCGCGGGGACGAGTCGGAGACGTCGGTCGCGCGCCGGCTCGACGAGCTCGAGCGCCGCGTGACCTCCGTGCCGCTCATCGCGGGCGCGGTCTTCACCGTCTCGGCGCCGGAGGAGCCGTCGATCGCCTGACCCCACGGCGCCGTACCCGGGGGGTACGGCGGGTAGGGAACCGCGGGCAGAACGGACGAAGCGGTACACATCCGCGGTCAGCGTGGGTAGGGTCGAGCGATGGCCCCGCAGCGCACGCCCCGGCACCGGGCCGGAGCGCCCGCGGAGATGCCCCGCTCGCGACCGGCGTCCGAGACGTCGCGGCGCGAGCGCTCGTCGGCTGCCGTCCCTGCGCCCGGGTCGGCCCGACGGCGGGGCGGCCCGTTCGCACGGCACCTGCGGTCCGGTCCTCGGGTCGCCGTGACGTCGGGGGTCGCCGCGGCGCTGCTGCTCGGCCCACCGCTGGGCGTCACGGTCGCGACGGCGACCGGCGAGCTCCGGCCGGAGCACGTCGGCCCGCTCGGGCCGGTGGTCGCGGCGCTGCCGTGGCAGGGGACCGACCCGGCGTCCTGGCTCGACGGCCGGGACCCGCGCGACGACCGCTCGTCGCGGACGCTGGCCGACGGCCGCTCGGCGGACGACCTGGAGCATCCCTCGGACACCTCGGCGGAGCCGACCGCGCCCAGCGCGCCGGACACCCCTCCGGACGGCGCCGAGCAGGCTGAGCCGGGCGCGGCCGACGACGGGGTCGAGCCGGCTCCGGCATCCCCGGAGCCGAACCAGCCGGGTCCGGGCGATGCGCAGGCCGATCCGGCGCCGTCGGGCGAGGCGGCCGACCCGGCGCCGAGCGTGACGCCCGCCCCCGCCGCGGCGGTCCAGGTGGGGCCGGGTGCGATCTCCGCGGAGGGCGCCGCCGTCGTCGAGCGGACCAACGCGGAGCGTGCCGCGGCGGGATGCGGCCCGCTCGTCGTCGACGAGCGCCTCACGGCCGCGGCGCAGCTCCACAGCGAGGACATGCTCGCCCAGGGCTACTTCGACCACACGAGCCTCGACGGCCGGTCCCCCTGGGACCGCGCGAAGGCCCAGGGCTACGCGAACCCGGGTGCGGAGAACATCGCGAAGGGTCAGGCGACCGCCGAGGACGTGGTGCGCGCGTGGATGGACTCGCCCGGGCACCGGGCGAACATCCTCAACTGCGACCTGCGCGAGATCGGGGTCGGGCACGCGGACCGGGTGTGGACCCAGCTCTTCGGCTGGGGCTGATGCTGAGGCTGGGCGCGCGACCCGGCACGCGTCGGGCGCTCAGAGGAGCGACGGCGCCCCGGTCGCGCGCGCCTCGCGGTCGAGCAGGCTCCGCTTGACCTCGAGGCCGTAGCGGAAACCGCCCAGGCTGCCGTCCGTGCGCAGCACGCGGTGGCACGGCACGAACAGCGCGGCCGCGTTCATCGCGCACGCCCCCGCGGCGGCGCGCACCGCGGCCGGCCGCCCCGACAGCTCGGCGTACCGCGTGTAGGTGACGGGGTCGCCCGGCTCGACCGTGCGCAGCACGTCCCACGCGTGCGCGCGGTAGGGACCCGAGACCTGGCGCACGGGCACGGCGTCGATCGCGTGCACGTCGCCCGCGTAGTACGCCCGGACCGCGGCGACGGCGGGGACGACGGTGGGCGCGTCGTCGGGCACGGGCGTCACGTCCGCGGGACGCAGGTCCGGGTGGACGAGCGCGACGAGCGCCGCGGGCTCGGCGGTCCAGCCCGAGGCGAGGACCGTGCCGTCGGGGTCGGCGACGACCGTGAACGGGCCGTCCGGCGTCTCGATGGTCGTGGTGACGGCTGTGGTGGTGGGGGTACCGGTGGTGGTCGGCGCGGTGGCGGTGGCTGCGGTGGTCACGGGATCTCCTTCGTGGGGGCGGACGAGGGTCGGGGGGCGGCGGCACGCCAGAGGTGCATCGCGGCGTACGAGCGCCACGGCGCCCAGCGCTCCGCGTGCGCAGCGAGCGTGCGGCGCTCGTCGGGCAGGCCGAGCGCCGCGGCGCCCGCACGGAGGGCGAGGTCGCCGTCGAGCAGGACGTCGGGGTCGTGCAGGACGCGCATCGCCACGTACCCGGACGTCCACGGGCCGACGCCGGGCATCGCCTCGAGCGCCGCGCGCTGCGCGGCCGGGTCGTCGGCGGGGGACAGCGCGAGCGCGCCGTCCGCGAGGGCCCGCGCGACGCCGAGGATCGCCGCCGTGCGCCGCGCGGGCCCGCGCACGTGGTCCGCGCCGCCGTCGGCGAGCTGCGCCGCCGTCGGGAAGAGACGGGTCGGCCCGAACCGGGACGCGAACGGCGTCCCGAGCGCGACGGCGAGCCGCGACAGGTGCGTGCGCGCGGCGGCGACGGAGATCTGCTGCCCGACGAGGGCGCGCACGAGGATCTCCGTCGCGTCCACCGCGCCCGGGACGCGGATCCCGGGCACGGCGTGCACCGACGCGGCGAGCGCGGGGTCCGCCGCGAGGGCGGCGTCCACGGCCGCGGGGTCGGCGTCGAGGTCGAACAGCCGGCGGACCCGCGCGATCGCGGCGGGGAGGTCGGCCACGGACGTGAGCTCGAGATCCACGTGGAACCGTGCGGTGCCGCGGGTGCTCCCCGGCGGCGGGCCGTACGTCGCGCGGAACGCGCCCGGCCCGTGCGGCAGGGCGAGGGTGCGCGCGTACGACAGGACGGGCCCGGCGAGGTCCGCCACCTCGACGCCGTCGACGGCGCGCGCGGCGAGGAACGCGAACACGCCGGGCGCGTCGAAGGGCTCGCGCAGGGGGAGCGTGAGGTCGAGGACCGCGGTGGTGCCGCCGTCGTCCCCGACGGCACCCGAGGCGTCGGGGACGCGCGCGCCCGCACCGCGGGGAGGGGCCGGGCGGTCCGGCCGGGCCCGACGGCGCAGCTCGCTCGGCGTCGTGTCGAAGACCTCGGTGATGGTGTCGTTGAACTGCCGGACGCTGCCGAAGCCCGCGGCGAACGCGACGTCGGCGAGGCGGAGGTCGGTGCCCGTGAGCAGGGCGCGCGCGGTCTGGGCCCGCAGCGCGCGGGCGAGCGCGACCGGGCCGGCGCCCAGCTCGGCGACCAGGACGCGGTGCACGTGCCGGGCCGAGTACCCGAGACGCGCGGCGAGACCGTCGACGCCCTCGCGGTCCACGACCCCGTCGGCGACGAGGCGCATCGCGCGGGCGGAGAGGTCGTGCCCGAGGTCCCAGCTCGGCGTGCCGGGCACGGCCTCGGGGAGGCAGCGCTTGCACGCGCGGTAGCCCGCCTCGTGGGCGGCCGCGGACGTGAGGTAGAACGTGACGTTCTCCGGCTTGGGCGTCCGTGCCGGGCACGACGGGCGGCAGTAGATGCCCGTGCTGCTCACGGCGGTGATGAACTGCCCGTCGAACCGCCGGTCGCGCGACGCGATGGCGCGGTAGCGCTCCGCGAACACGGGGTCCGCCGCCGCGCGGGGAGTCGCGAGGGTCGTCGTCATGCCTCGATCCTCACCCGCGGGGCAGCCCCTTGGCTAGCGGGATTCGGACACGACGGTGGGGTCGTCGTCGGGCAGGGCACGCCGCAGCAGGGGCTTGTTCACGCGCTCGGTGAAGAAGTCGATGAGCGGGCCGGCGAAGAACGCCGT
Protein-coding sequences here:
- a CDS encoding cation diffusion facilitator family transporter — encoded protein: MADAPTPAPPQPESRNPRVARPEDDGESTVTVIVAFLANALVAGAKTVAATITGSASMLAEAVHSWADTGNEIFLLVADKRSRRPADAEHPLGFGREAYVWSMFAAIGLFAVGAGVSITHGIQELVHPEPADSFLVAYAVLAFAFVLEGVSFLRARRQARDEARAADRDTLHHVLVTSDPTLRAVYAEDAAALVGLVVAFGGVLAHQLTGSPVPDAIGSIVVGLVLAVVSVVLIDRNRRFLVGEAAMPATRAAVLQGIRDLPEVERVTYLRLEYVGPRALYLVASVDLRGDESETSVARRLDELERRVTSVPLIAGAVFTVSAPEEPSIA
- a CDS encoding Na+/H+ antiporter subunit D, which encodes MSLTAAALVPLPVVLPLVAAGAALALWRHPRAQRLITVAALALVLAASVGLLVAADSGPIVVDVGGWAAPVGIDLVADRLSALMLVVSSFVMLCVLLYSLAQGVADGDEEAPVAIYHPTFMVLAAGVFNAFLSGDLFNLYVGFEIFLAASYVLLTLGGTGERIRAGSIYVVVALLSSIVFLVAIALTYAATGTVNLAQLSERYAEIDPGMALTIQLLLLLAFGIKAAIFPLSAWLPDSYPTAPAPVTAVFAGLLTKVGVYAIIRTQTLLFPEDSVVDDVLMWLALLTMVVGILGAVAQNDIKRLLSFTLVSHIGYMIFGIALASEPGMAAAIFYVVHHITVQTTLFLVVGLVERRGGSTSLDRLGGLAKLAPGLAILFFIPAMNLAGIPPLSGFLGKVGLLEEGVAQGTPLTWALVVGSVVTSLLTLYAIVKAWNKAFWQTAPVEIPADARLPRGMVGPATALVAFGLALTLVAGPLYSYTERAATTLLDGHTYVDAVFPGDSDRGQGESNEVATGETDDTQPATTTGGGDG
- a CDS encoding AlkA N-terminal domain-containing protein; this encodes MTTTLATPRAAADPVFAERYRAIASRDRRFDGQFITAVSSTGIYCRPSCPARTPKPENVTFYLTSAAAHEAGYRACKRCLPEAVPGTPSWDLGHDLSARAMRLVADGVVDREGVDGLAARLGYSARHVHRVLVAELGAGPVALARALRAQTARALLTGTDLRLADVAFAAGFGSVRQFNDTITEVFDTTPSELRRRARPDRPAPPRGAGARVPDASGAVGDDGGTTAVLDLTLPLREPFDAPGVFAFLAARAVDGVEVADLAGPVLSYARTLALPHGPGAFRATYGPPPGSTRGTARFHVDLELTSVADLPAAIARVRRLFDLDADPAAVDAALAADPALAASVHAVPGIRVPGAVDATEILVRALVGQQISVAAARTHLSRLAVALGTPFASRFGPTRLFPTAAQLADGGADHVRGPARRTAAILGVARALADGALALSPADDPAAQRAALEAMPGVGPWTSGYVAMRVLHDPDVLLDGDLALRAGAAALGLPDERRTLAAHAERWAPWRSYAAMHLWRAAAPRPSSAPTKEIP
- a CDS encoding Na+/H+ antiporter subunit E encodes the protein MSLHRRRRALATGWFARVTTQWRTILWLTLVWVMLWGDLSWGNVLAGVILGFAVITFFPLPSIAAGGKFRPWPFAVLVARFVADLVVASFQVSLLALTPRHTPRGAVVGVRLRNPSDIYLTITAELSSLVPGSIVVEAHRLTGMLYLHVLDVEAAGGVEKVRQDTLALEARVLHALASNDELRAAGLYREPSEREVAEA
- a CDS encoding CAP domain-containing protein; translation: MAPQRTPRHRAGAPAEMPRSRPASETSRRERSSAAVPAPGSARRRGGPFARHLRSGPRVAVTSGVAAALLLGPPLGVTVATATGELRPEHVGPLGPVVAALPWQGTDPASWLDGRDPRDDRSSRTLADGRSADDLEHPSDTSAEPTAPSAPDTPPDGAEQAEPGAADDGVEPAPASPEPNQPGPGDAQADPAPSGEAADPAPSVTPAPAAAVQVGPGAISAEGAAVVERTNAERAAAGCGPLVVDERLTAAAQLHSEDMLAQGYFDHTSLDGRSPWDRAKAQGYANPGAENIAKGQATAEDVVRAWMDSPGHRANILNCDLREIGVGHADRVWTQLFGWG
- the mnhG gene encoding monovalent cation/H(+) antiporter subunit G; the protein is MDPATSFWDTLADVVSAVFLLSGAFLAFAAGVGVVRFPDLLARMHAATKPQVLGLILVLAGLSLRLRSWGAVATLFLVVIFQLLTSPVAAHMVGRAGYRTGKVRTDLLVVDELTRDQDAAEREDSGEHEATAEHEPTAERAGQGVREGSATDETGPAAVDEPGR
- a CDS encoding methylated-DNA--[protein]-cysteine S-methyltransferase, whose amino-acid sequence is MTTAATATAPTTTGTPTTTAVTTTIETPDGPFTVVADPDGTVLASGWTAEPAALVALVHPDLRPADVTPVPDDAPTVVPAVAAVRAYYAGDVHAIDAVPVRQVSGPYRAHAWDVLRTVEPGDPVTYTRYAELSGRPAAVRAAAGACAMNAAALFVPCHRVLRTDGSLGGFRYGLEVKRSLLDREARATGAPSLL
- a CDS encoding monovalent cation/H+ antiporter complex subunit F: MSDTVYLVVVIASAALLAVGASLAIVRAERGPSMLDRTIALDVFTTTLVGAIALEAAFSRRTDTIPILVVLSLVGFVGSVTIARFASVEPEDEGRIRTADEVAAEDAARREAEEADRDSAVDPEHHGGAPEGEVR